A DNA window from Macadamia integrifolia cultivar HAES 741 chromosome 4, SCU_Mint_v3, whole genome shotgun sequence contains the following coding sequences:
- the LOC122077311 gene encoding putative disease resistance protein At1g59780 — protein sequence MCSNNLRSLLCFTEMSQLSHCGQLKLLNVLDLEHALGIETLPDEVGKLIFLKYLNLSRTGLKNLPPWIGNLYNLQTLNLYKTIVVSVPTEILKLVKLRHLLCCNRKIRYNLYAGEDISWMPDDFIAKSGRRIDQLRDLQTLWFHTDSWMEDGLEMLTNLRELGLTGIKGLMQNFEEVLFQALVKLKLLDVVSLEEQEDCKIILPSFSSHRYLYDITIIGVIGKLPHLNDFPPNLTRLRLACHRLKEDMMDTLEKLPELKELRLDWHPYDGIVLKCSAGGFPKLECLTLLYFDWLSYWIVEEGAMPNLRILDINRIFGLKWIPGGLRHITTLQKLSLTMPEEFLQRVKEGGKDWEKIKHVPFINTKEEETPQVISRYLPTKVSEWIKSTGQEIPKDH from the coding sequence ATAATCTCCGCTCACTCCTCTGCTTCACTGAAATGTCTCAGTTGTCTCATTGTGGACAACTCAAATTACTGAATGTGTTGGATCTGGAGCATGCCTTAGGTATTGAAACCTTACCTGATGAGGTGGGAAAACTTATTTTTCTCAAGTACTTGAACTTAAGTCGAACCGGTTTAAAAAATCTTCCACCTTGGATTGGCAATTTGTATAACCTGCAAACTCTTAATCTGTACAAAACAATTGTTGTATCTGTCCCCACTGAAATACTGAAATTGGTCAAGTTAAGGCATCTTCTATGCTGCAACAGAAAGATAAGGTATAACTTATATGCAGGTGAAGACATTAGCTGGATGCCTGATGATTTCATTGCCAAGAGTGGTAGACGTATCGATCAACTAAGGGATCTCCAGACACTATGGTTTCATACAGATAGTTGGATGGAGGATGGCCTTGAAATGTTGACCAATCTTAGGGAATTAGGTTTAACAGGAATTAAGGGACTCATGCAGAATTTCGAAGAGGTGTTGTTCCAGGCCCTGGTCAAATTGAAGCTCCTTGACGTTGTGTCcttggaagaacaagaagattgCAAAATAATTCTCCCTTCATTTTCAAGCCATAGGTATCTCTATGATATCACCATTATTGGAGTCATAGGGAAGCTACCTCACCTCAATGACTTCCCACCAAATCTTACAAGATTGCGATTGGCTTGCCATCGTCTAAAGGAAGACATGATGGATACACTCGAGAAGCTACCTGAACTAAAGGAGCTCAGGCTAGATTGGCACCCATACGATGGAATAGTTTTGAAATGCTCTGCAGGTGGATTTCCTAAACTCGAGTGTTTGACTCTCCTTTATTTTGATTGGCTAAGTTATTGGATAGTGGAGGAAGGAGCAATGCCTAATCTGAGGATATTGGACATTAATCGGATTTTTGGGTTAAAATGGATTCCCGGTGGGTTGAGGCACATCACAACATTGCAGAAACTTTCCTTGACTATGCCTGAGGAGTTCCTACAGAGGGTTAAGGAAGGTGGAAAAGATTGGGAGAAGATCAAACATGTACCTTTCATCAatacaaaggaagaagaaacccCACAAGTGATATCCCGATACCTTCCTACAAAGGTAAGTGAGTGGATCAAATCTACTGGGCAAGAAATCCCTAAGGATcactaa